The Pseudomonadota bacterium genome contains the following window.
CGTAGGGATCTTGATTGACCCACTCCGGATGGAACTCGGCGTTCTTCTTGCCGTCGATGCGCGAGAGCAGGCTCTCGTTGCGCTCGGTCACGCGACCCGTCACCGGTGAGAACAGGTCGGATGCGGTCTTCACCGATTCGATGGCGCCGCACTCCTTCATGTAGGTCACGCTGGCGCCCGCGTCAGGCAGCTCCATGTCGACGATGTCGCCCAGCGCATCTTGCGCGAAATCGGTGATGCCGACCGTGACGGTGTTGCCGTCGACGCGCACCCACTCGTGCTCTTCACTGTACTTGAGATCTTCGGGATACATGCGGTTCGCTCTCCTCGGAATGTGGGATGGGGGGGATTCTTGCGGTTTCCCGCAAGGCGCCAGGGGTCAGCTCGATCTCACCGAGCCGCGATGGAACGGGGTCTTCACAACGACAGCGCGGCACGGGGCCCCGCGAACGATGACGTCGAGCTCGGTGCCGATGGCGTGCAGCTTCGCCTCGCTGCGCTCGACATAGGCCAGGGCGATGGCCTGCTCGAGGGTTGGCGAGAAGGTGCCGCTGGTGACCACGCCCACGGGGCGGCCATCCTTGTGCACCTCGAAGCCGTGGCGCGGAACGCCGCGCTCGAGCATCTGAAGGCCGACAAGCACCCGCGCTGATCCTTCGGCCTTCACGGCCTCGAGGACCTCGCGCCCCACAAAGGCCGGCTTGGCGAGCTTCACCACCCAGCTCAGGCCCGCCTCGATGGGATTGGTGTGCTCATCGAGCTCATTGCCGTACAGCGCGTACTTCGCCTCGAGACGAAGCGTGTCACGGGCGCCGAGGCCGATGGGCCGCCCACCGTGGGGCTTCGCGGCCGCGTACACCGCGTCGAAGAGGGCCGTGGCGTGCTGGTTCTCGACGTAGAGCTCGAACCCGTCTTCGCCCGTGTATCCCGTGCGCGAGATGATGCACGGAACACCGGCCACGGTGACCAGGGGGCGCTTCGTAAGCCACTCGCCGTCGAAGTGGTAGTATGCGATCTTCGTGATGTCGACCGATGCCAGCGGCGCGAGGATCGCTTCTGCCTTGGGACCCTGCAGCGCGATGAGGGCCACGTCGTCGCTCACATCGGTGACGGTGATGCCGCCAGGCGCCTTCATGCGGAACCAGGCGTGCATCTTGTCGCGATTCGAGGCGTTCACCACGAGCATGAGGTGGCTCTCGAAGCGGTAGACGATGATGTCGTCGAGGATGTTGCCGCGCGGGTTGCACACCACCGTGTACATGGCCGCGCCTGGCTTCAGGGTCGAGATGTCGTTCGATACCAGGCCGTTGACGAACTCGACGCA
Protein-coding sequences here:
- the gcvT gene encoding glycine cleavage system aminomethyltransferase GcvT — protein: MTETKTKLKRTPLYDRLREFGGKWVDFAGWEMPIQFTGIIEEHRAVRAEAGLFDLTHMGELEVRADDVAQCVEFVNGLVSNDISTLKPGAAMYTVVCNPRGNILDDIIVYRFESHLMLVVNASNRDKMHAWFRMKAPGGITVTDVSDDVALIALQGPKAEAILAPLASVDITKIAYYHFDGEWLTKRPLVTVAGVPCIISRTGYTGEDGFELYVENQHATALFDAVYAAAKPHGGRPIGLGARDTLRLEAKYALYGNELDEHTNPIEAGLSWVVKLAKPAFVGREVLEAVKAEGSARVLVGLQMLERGVPRHGFEVHKDGRPVGVVTSGTFSPTLEQAIALAYVERSEAKLHAIGTELDVIVRGAPCRAVVVKTPFHRGSVRSS
- the gcvH gene encoding glycine cleavage system protein GcvH, translating into MYPEDLKYSEEHEWVRVDGNTVTVGITDFAQDALGDIVDMELPDAGASVTYMKECGAIESVKTASDLFSPVTGRVTERNESLLSRIDGKKNAEFHPEWVNQDPYGKGWLFKVEITDGGALDKLMSSADYAKHVG